The proteins below come from a single Solea solea chromosome 6, fSolSol10.1, whole genome shotgun sequence genomic window:
- the LOC131460199 gene encoding transmembrane and death domain protein 1-like, whose protein sequence is MKGWKLCLIFIFPLLTSTLGGEDTVAEDIGVHQLERLVEMLTVKECEDLLRTLSHPEENIFHRLERLSPKKNLSALKSRTKRDTSLFVDSEAQCQAALTEWLLQYGDHTYYDRLTRALQHIGRSDIAIEVGKNINQDKVLKLKRYVDGYHKYVSSLNIPSVQVDPKQDAGQKVKKRTVRDLSWRDLDLIVERAPVPPYMKGPMDVFLPVLYGFMMGFTGVPGLPLLSSVPHFSFTPTGRGRCCTFVSLVLSDFFFFC, encoded by the exons ATGAAAGGCTGGAAACTCTGTCTCATCTTCATCTTTCCACTGCTGACTTCAACTCTTGGAGGAGAGGACACGGTGGCAGAAGACATCGGTGTCCATCAACTGGAGCGATTAGTGGAGATGCTGACGGTAAAGGAGTGCGAAGATCTTCTACGCACTCTCTCCCACCCGGAGGAAAATATATTCCATCGACTTGAACGCCTCTCGccgaaaaaaaatctatcagcTCTTAAGTCCCGCACCAAAAGAGACACATCTTTATTTGTGGACAGTGAGGCTCAGTGTCAGGCAGCCCTCACAGAGTGGCTGCTGCAGTACGGTGACCACACCTACTATGACAGGCTCACACGCGCCTTGCAGCACATTGGCAGAAGTGACATCGCCATTGAAGTGGGGAAGAACATCAATCAGGACAAAGTGTTGAAGCTGAAGCGCTACGTGGACGGTTATCACAAATATGTGAGCTCTTTAAACATCCCGTCAGTACAAGTGGATCCAAAACAAGATGCAGGTCAGAAGGTCAAGAAAAGAACTGTGAGGGATCTGAGTTGGCGTGACCTTGACCTGATTGTGGAGCGAGCGCCTGTTCCCCCGTACATGAAGGGACCCATGGACGTATTTCTGCCAGTCTTGTATGGCTTCATGATGGGCTTCACAG GAGTTCCTggtctccccctcctctcctctgtcccccatttttctttcaccccgaccggtcgaggcagatgctgcacatttgtgagtctggttctgtcggattttttcttcttctgttaa